Proteins encoded together in one Myxococcales bacterium window:
- a CDS encoding sulfatase, which yields MRRALTLLGVGSVAALAGWVACGPVAPRYTTPMRISLLEHFEVAERRGPSKRVADSSALKGSAVVQGCNSSLVYHFVMPEAARVIGSGVIARTGGHAPAHLSIGVTDSQGRRRTIVERSLVGESETIAFDELLGSSWRSMMKLEFSIACEADDELRIHWKELRVAGTRPTPPATPLFARDRYNVLVILLDSLRADHIQPYGTKTIATPRLQALADEGVSFLNARSTASWTRAAVASLLTSQFALNHGVMGIMDRLPRNTPYLPYILQRNGYHTILITNTAMMSTSYGFDRGFTRVFSQFKLDLASGRRRYHDPAKNANEIWTKCIEPAVRMSERKPFFLYIHERDPHSPYDPLPPYDEMYASGYEGEAKSDLVHMGKLRTSTAAVDPALIERLDGLYSGEVSYMDRYVGTLLDRLERSKLDRKTLVVFISDHGEEFWVTDPWATATRSTTSC from the coding sequence ATGCGCCGAGCTCTCACTCTGTTGGGTGTTGGGTCCGTTGCTGCGCTTGCCGGGTGGGTGGCGTGCGGCCCTGTAGCGCCGCGGTACACGACGCCCATGCGGATCTCGCTGCTGGAGCACTTCGAAGTCGCCGAGCGTCGAGGTCCCAGCAAACGCGTGGCCGACAGCTCCGCTTTGAAGGGCAGCGCTGTGGTCCAGGGTTGCAATAGCTCGCTCGTATACCACTTCGTCATGCCAGAAGCCGCGCGAGTGATCGGGAGCGGTGTGATCGCGCGGACCGGTGGACATGCCCCGGCGCATCTTTCGATCGGCGTGACAGACAGCCAGGGGCGGCGCCGGACAATCGTCGAGCGCAGCCTCGTTGGCGAGAGCGAAACCATTGCATTCGACGAATTGCTCGGCTCTTCGTGGCGCAGCATGATGAAGCTCGAGTTCTCCATCGCCTGCGAAGCCGACGACGAGCTCCGCATCCATTGGAAGGAGCTGCGAGTCGCGGGCACCCGCCCCACCCCTCCCGCGACACCTCTATTCGCACGAGATCGCTACAACGTACTCGTCATCTTGCTCGACTCCTTGCGCGCGGATCATATCCAGCCATATGGCACAAAGACAATCGCCACACCGCGCTTGCAGGCGCTCGCTGATGAGGGGGTCTCGTTCCTCAACGCGCGATCCACTGCATCGTGGACTCGGGCCGCCGTCGCATCGCTGCTCACTTCACAATTTGCGCTCAATCACGGAGTGATGGGGATCATGGACAGGCTCCCGCGCAACACCCCCTACCTGCCGTACATTCTGCAGAGGAACGGCTACCACACGATCCTCATCACCAACACTGCGATGATGTCGACCTCATACGGTTTCGATCGAGGCTTTACGCGGGTCTTCAGTCAATTCAAGCTCGATTTGGCTTCGGGGCGACGCCGCTATCACGATCCAGCGAAAAACGCGAACGAGATCTGGACCAAGTGCATCGAGCCCGCGGTCAGGATGTCGGAACGAAAGCCCTTCTTCCTTTATATTCACGAGCGCGATCCGCACTCGCCCTACGATCCACTACCCCCGTATGACGAAATGTATGCGTCGGGGTACGAGGGCGAAGCAAAATCCGATTTAGTCCATATGGGAAAGCTCCGCACTTCAACCGCGGCCGTAGACCCCGCGCTCATCGAGAGACTCGACGGACTCTACAGCGGAGAAGTCAGCTACATGGACCGCTACGTGGGAACCCTGTTGGACCGGCTCGAGCGAAGCAAGCTCGACCGAAAGACGCTCGTAGTCTTCATTTCCGACCACGGCGAAGAATTTTGGGTCACGGATCCGTGGGCCACGGCCACACGGTCTACGACGAGCTGCTAA
- a CDS encoding NAD(P)-binding protein has protein sequence MSRKDRDLGMDRPISRRDVLNGLGALAASTMIPGRALADTVLALERAGDIAPVSAAAYPPALTGYRGSHVGSFEVAHQLALGGRTDWGPVTEPDADVYDLVVVGGGISGLAAAHFHRKENPKARILILDNHDDFGGHAKRNEFEAGGRSLIGYGGSQTLEEPSYYPQAAKTLLRDLGVDLKRFDTAYDHNFYTRNGLSAGIHFDKEGWGVDKLVPFDLGNFEGTINLAPSQLSPEQGVAQMPISKAAQREFLRLILNETDHMSHIPDSGKETYLRSITYRDFLVKHMGIREPEVFAVLQDLTTDSGLGIEAAPAWSAIDYLGLPGAEAAGLRYGENWEAYEPYIHHFPDGNASIARLMVRQMIPGVAPGNSMDDIVKARFDYSKLDRSSSRVRLRLLSTVIRVKHDGDPKSAKRVHVTYVRGGRAYRVQARGCVLACYNAMIPKLCPELPKSQREALALQVKSPILYTNVALRNYKAWKKLGIGAVIAPGGYHVNAMLDFPVSIGGYSFAKGPEDPIVVHMERFPHRNNEGLTPREQFRAGRHELLATSFETIERNIREQLGSMLSAGGFDPARDIEGITVNRWAHGYTRGGSVIFDGYDRQTPNAPHYRARKPFGRIAIANSDSGGMAMLEVAVEQAHRAITELN, from the coding sequence ATGAGCAGGAAAGACCGCGATCTTGGAATGGATCGCCCGATTTCACGCAGAGACGTTTTGAATGGTTTGGGTGCGCTGGCCGCGAGCACGATGATTCCCGGGCGCGCGCTTGCCGACACGGTTCTTGCGCTCGAACGAGCTGGCGATATTGCACCGGTAAGTGCAGCCGCCTATCCCCCTGCGCTCACCGGGTACCGGGGGAGCCACGTCGGTTCCTTTGAAGTTGCCCACCAACTCGCGCTAGGGGGTCGGACGGATTGGGGGCCCGTGACAGAGCCCGACGCCGATGTCTATGACCTGGTTGTCGTGGGGGGAGGCATCAGCGGTCTTGCCGCCGCCCACTTCCATCGCAAAGAAAACCCGAAAGCGCGCATCCTCATTCTCGACAACCACGACGACTTTGGGGGGCACGCCAAACGCAACGAGTTTGAGGCAGGGGGCCGCTCGCTCATCGGTTACGGCGGAAGCCAGACCCTGGAAGAGCCTTCGTATTACCCCCAGGCCGCGAAGACTCTGCTGCGAGATCTCGGCGTCGACTTGAAGCGCTTCGACACTGCCTATGATCATAATTTCTACACGCGTAACGGGCTCAGTGCCGGAATCCACTTCGATAAAGAAGGCTGGGGTGTCGACAAGTTGGTTCCCTTCGATCTCGGAAATTTCGAGGGCACCATAAACCTTGCGCCGTCTCAACTCTCACCCGAGCAAGGGGTTGCGCAGATGCCGATCTCCAAGGCCGCGCAACGCGAGTTTTTGCGCTTGATCCTCAATGAAACAGATCACATGTCTCACATTCCCGACAGCGGCAAAGAGACTTACCTGAGATCCATCACCTATCGAGACTTCCTGGTCAAGCACATGGGTATTCGCGAGCCCGAGGTGTTCGCCGTCCTCCAGGATCTCACGACTGACTCTGGCTTGGGTATCGAAGCCGCCCCGGCGTGGAGCGCCATCGACTACCTCGGTCTACCCGGGGCAGAAGCCGCGGGCCTGCGGTACGGCGAGAACTGGGAGGCCTACGAGCCCTACATCCACCACTTTCCCGACGGCAACGCCTCTATTGCTCGGCTGATGGTGCGCCAGATGATTCCCGGCGTAGCACCGGGCAACTCGATGGACGACATCGTGAAAGCTCGCTTCGACTACTCGAAGCTCGACCGCAGTAGCTCCCGTGTTCGGTTGCGCCTCCTCTCCACGGTCATTCGCGTCAAGCACGACGGCGATCCAAAGTCGGCCAAGCGCGTTCACGTTACCTACGTGCGCGGCGGCCGCGCGTATCGCGTGCAAGCACGCGGCTGCGTACTGGCCTGCTACAACGCGATGATTCCCAAGCTCTGTCCCGAGCTCCCCAAATCGCAACGCGAAGCGCTCGCCCTCCAGGTGAAATCACCAATCCTCTACACGAACGTTGCGTTGCGCAATTACAAGGCATGGAAGAAGTTGGGAATTGGTGCAGTGATTGCACCCGGGGGCTACCACGTCAATGCGATGCTCGACTTTCCGGTTTCCATCGGAGGCTATTCCTTCGCCAAGGGTCCGGAAGATCCGATCGTCGTCCACATGGAACGCTTCCCGCATCGAAACAACGAAGGGCTGACACCGCGGGAGCAATTTCGAGCCGGGCGCCACGAGTTGCTTGCGACTTCCTTCGAAACCATCGAGCGCAACATACGCGAGCAACTCGGCAGCATGCTCTCCGCTGGCGGTTTCGATCCGGCTCGGGATATCGAAGGCATCACCGTAAATCGCTGGGCGCACGGGTATACGAGGGGAGGCAGCGTCATCTTTGACGGCTACGATCGACAAACCCCGAACGCCCCCCACTATCGCGCCCGTAAACCCTTCGGTCGCATCGCCATCGCGAATTCTGATTCCGGTGGAATGGCTATGCTCGAGGTGGCGGTCGAACAAGCTCACCGAGCGATCACCGAGTTAAACTGA
- a CDS encoding DUF1295 domain-containing protein, translated as MRRHAFSLIAMAYAAGLLAAAVTVFIIDAQAPSTSPIVRALWADVVATCVVFGFSKKYNNSSFYDIYWSVAPIPIAIYWALLPEAAGESTLRQLIAGEAAGANALRQLVVGTLLSAWAIRLTYNWARSWTGLDHEDWRYVDQRKNTGSLYWLVSFTGLHMIPTLLVFAGCLPLWPALVTGNQPFGVLDLAAAVITGGAILLEGTADQQLRRFRLSQPPAEAILDTGVWSYCRHPNYLGEIGFWWGLYLFALAAEPAAWWTGAGAVSITLLFRFVSLKLIDDRMLARRPDYKIRMETVPALLPGLRRG; from the coding sequence ATGCGCAGACACGCGTTTTCCCTGATCGCCATGGCCTATGCAGCGGGGCTGCTGGCCGCCGCCGTTACCGTCTTCATCATTGATGCCCAGGCCCCCAGCACAAGCCCGATCGTCCGCGCACTTTGGGCCGACGTCGTAGCCACCTGCGTGGTCTTCGGCTTCAGCAAGAAATACAACAACTCGAGTTTCTACGACATCTACTGGAGCGTGGCACCGATACCCATCGCAATCTACTGGGCCCTCCTCCCCGAAGCCGCAGGGGAAAGTACCTTGCGCCAGCTGATCGCCGGCGAAGCCGCAGGGGCAAACGCTTTGCGCCAGCTAGTCGTCGGCACCCTGCTCTCCGCCTGGGCCATCCGGCTCACCTACAACTGGGCCCGCAGCTGGACCGGACTCGACCACGAAGACTGGCGCTACGTCGACCAACGCAAAAACACCGGCTCCCTCTACTGGCTCGTCAGCTTCACCGGCCTGCACATGATCCCGACGCTGTTGGTATTTGCGGGATGTCTGCCCCTTTGGCCTGCGCTGGTTACGGGCAACCAACCCTTCGGTGTGCTCGACCTCGCAGCCGCGGTCATTACGGGTGGGGCGATCTTGCTCGAAGGCACCGCGGACCAACAGTTGCGACGCTTTCGGCTTTCGCAGCCACCCGCCGAAGCCATTCTCGACACGGGGGTTTGGAGTTATTGCCGCCACCCCAACTATCTCGGCGAGATTGGTTTTTGGTGGGGGCTCTATCTGTTTGCGCTCGCGGCCGAACCTGCGGCCTGGTGGACAGGTGCGGGGGCAGTGTCGATCACTTTGTTGTTCCGCTTTGTGAGTTTGAAGTTGATCGACGATCGCATGTTGGCGCGGCGGCCCGATTACAAAATCCGGATGGAGACCGTGCCGGCACTGCTGCCGGGTTTGCGGCGGGGTTGA